Proteins co-encoded in one Acidimicrobiales bacterium genomic window:
- a CDS encoding AAA family ATPase has protein sequence MRNPKILVLERSGALAEQLERVVADLRPRPEVSTATRVGVVADILAAEGPFDLLVAGPSLGTRTGLARLEVIHDELPTMQLLLAFGRRPDAALRDIVRTGAVDLVQLPADDEVLRESITRVLDMAKAVHAPHEPVAAPSVNGTARDTLGQVFTMSSATGGCGKTFIATNLAFLLSHYSGKRACIIDLDLQFGEVSTALRLRPRYTIHDALQRQDADEVDLQNHLEEYMVTHESGISVLAAPKDPAEADGIDPVDVSRIINAARARFDYVVVDTPSALNEIVLAAFDLSDTLFTMATLDLPSVRNMGVFLGALERLKIPSDNIKLLLNKAETDVGIDVAQVTRLFPQGFAAVLPYAKEVSRSINLGTPVLASSPNAAISKLILDGFSSLLPESDRAKTAFASAGAVVDGHGARGRRLFRRQPAHQGR, from the coding sequence ATGCGCAACCCGAAGATCCTCGTCCTCGAACGCAGTGGCGCCCTCGCCGAGCAGCTCGAGCGTGTCGTCGCTGACCTCCGGCCCCGGCCGGAGGTCAGCACCGCCACCCGGGTCGGCGTCGTCGCCGACATCCTGGCCGCGGAGGGACCGTTCGACCTGCTCGTCGCCGGCCCCAGCCTGGGCACCCGCACCGGGCTGGCCCGCCTCGAGGTGATCCACGACGAGCTGCCGACGATGCAGCTCCTCCTCGCCTTCGGTCGGCGGCCCGACGCCGCCCTGCGCGACATCGTCCGCACCGGCGCCGTCGACCTCGTCCAGCTGCCCGCCGACGACGAGGTGCTCCGCGAGAGCATCACCCGAGTGCTCGACATGGCGAAGGCGGTCCATGCGCCGCACGAGCCCGTCGCCGCTCCGTCCGTCAACGGCACCGCCCGCGACACGCTCGGCCAGGTGTTCACCATGTCGTCGGCGACGGGCGGCTGCGGCAAGACCTTCATCGCCACGAACCTCGCCTTCCTCCTGAGCCACTACAGCGGGAAGCGGGCGTGCATCATCGACCTCGACCTGCAGTTCGGCGAGGTCTCCACCGCCCTGCGCCTGCGCCCCCGGTACACGATCCACGACGCCCTCCAGCGCCAGGACGCCGACGAGGTGGATCTCCAGAACCACCTCGAGGAGTACATGGTCACCCACGAGTCGGGGATCTCGGTGCTCGCCGCGCCGAAGGACCCGGCCGAGGCCGACGGGATCGATCCGGTGGACGTGAGCCGCATCATCAACGCGGCCCGGGCCCGGTTCGACTACGTCGTCGTCGACACGCCGTCGGCGCTCAACGAGATCGTGCTCGCCGCCTTCGACCTGTCGGACACGCTGTTCACGATGGCCACGCTCGACTTGCCGAGCGTGCGCAACATGGGCGTCTTCCTCGGAGCCCTCGAGCGACTCAAGATCCCGAGCGACAACATCAAGCTCCTCCTCAACAAGGCTGAGACCGACGTGGGCATCGACGTGGCGCAGGTGACGCGGCTGTTCCCGCAGGGCTTCGCCGCCGTGCTGCCCTACGCCAAGGAGGTCAGTCGCTCGATCAACCTGGGGACGCCAGTGCTCGCGTCGTCGCCGAACGCCGCCATCAGCAAGTTGATCCTCGACGGTTTCAGCTCGCTGCTCCCCGAGAGCGACCGAGCCAAGACGGCGTTCGCCAGCGCCGGCGCCGTCGTCGACGGGCACGGTGCCCGAGGGCGCCGCCTGTTCCGCCGCCAGCCCGCCCACCAGGGAAGGTAA
- a CDS encoding RcpC/CpaB family pilus assembly protein, which produces MARNRSTALIAIGAAVFVVGAALTFLVLRDDEDSKVAASAPAASTSATGAQPAPAAAPTVKVPVGKEAVAVQVPTVPGLAGYAQVGDEVNVYGTFKDHQPNAAVKGPPLAKLVLSQAEVLAVTAPPAGAEGGNTTYLLAVNPGDAEKVIYLASFEGIWMSLSADGAPNLGVTPGHNAQNIA; this is translated from the coding sequence ATGGCCCGCAACCGCTCCACCGCCCTTATCGCCATCGGCGCAGCCGTCTTCGTCGTCGGCGCCGCCCTGACCTTCCTCGTCCTGCGTGACGATGAGGACAGCAAGGTCGCCGCGTCGGCGCCGGCCGCCTCGACCTCGGCGACGGGGGCGCAGCCGGCTCCGGCTGCGGCGCCGACGGTGAAGGTCCCCGTCGGCAAGGAGGCGGTGGCCGTCCAGGTGCCCACCGTGCCCGGCCTGGCCGGGTACGCCCAGGTCGGCGACGAGGTCAACGTGTACGGCACGTTCAAGGACCACCAGCCGAACGCGGCCGTGAAGGGCCCGCCCCTCGCCAAGCTCGTCCTGTCGCAGGCGGAGGTCCTCGCCGTCACCGCCCCGCCGGCCGGCGCCGAGGGCGGGAACACCACGTACCTCCTGGCCGTGAACCCCGGAGACGCGGAGAAGGTCATCTACCTGGCGTCGTTCGAGGGCATCTGGATGTCGCTGTCGGCCGACGGCGCTCCCAACCTCGGCGTCACCCCCGGCCACAACGCCCAGAACATCGCCTGA
- a CDS encoding CpaF family protein, giving the protein MKLSERLAALEAEDKKQEERTDITAARPHRAKARAAHGKPKQDNTSWEDSKRKVRALVLAEVAPKMGKLKGDALTAELKGALDRILQRQEVQVSPLQRRRFVQEVIQDTLGYGPLDPLLQDQSVTEIMCNGYADIWVERAGRIEPTELAFTDDTQYRQVIEKIVSAVGRRIDESSPMVDARLPDGSRVNAIIPPLAIHGSVLTIRKFAADPYTVKDLINFGTFTLDLAVVLEACVRGKLNILVSGGTGTGKTTNLNVLSSFVPDGERIVTIEDSAELQLQQPHVINLESRPPNAEGVGEVRIRDLVKNSLRMRPDRIIVGEVRGPEALDMLQAMNTGHEGSMTTVHANSARDALSRLETMVLMAGFDLPVRAIREQINAALDLIVHLDRRSDGRRVVTSVTEIQGLEGDIILLQEIFRWRPGVGANGKPGGELVATGLRPKFLDKLADAGVEVPAKSFQSKGGGRAQERQTRVTRVPSASELAEMERAR; this is encoded by the coding sequence ATGAAGCTCTCGGAGAGGCTCGCCGCCCTCGAGGCGGAGGACAAGAAGCAAGAGGAACGGACCGACATCACGGCCGCCCGGCCCCATCGGGCCAAGGCCCGGGCCGCGCACGGCAAGCCCAAGCAGGACAACACGTCGTGGGAGGACTCGAAGCGCAAGGTACGGGCGCTCGTTCTCGCCGAGGTCGCGCCCAAGATGGGCAAGCTGAAGGGCGACGCGCTCACCGCCGAGCTCAAGGGTGCGCTCGACCGCATCCTCCAGCGCCAGGAGGTCCAGGTGTCGCCGCTCCAGCGACGCCGGTTCGTCCAGGAGGTGATCCAGGACACCCTGGGTTACGGACCGCTCGACCCCCTGCTCCAGGACCAGTCGGTCACCGAGATCATGTGCAACGGCTACGCCGACATCTGGGTCGAGCGGGCCGGGCGTATCGAGCCGACGGAACTGGCCTTCACCGACGACACGCAGTACCGCCAGGTGATCGAGAAGATCGTGTCGGCGGTGGGTCGGCGCATCGACGAGAGCTCGCCCATGGTCGACGCCCGCCTCCCCGACGGCTCCCGCGTCAATGCCATCATCCCCCCCCTGGCCATCCACGGCTCGGTGCTCACCATCCGCAAGTTCGCTGCCGACCCCTACACGGTGAAGGACCTCATCAACTTCGGCACCTTCACCTTGGACCTCGCCGTCGTGCTGGAGGCGTGCGTCCGCGGAAAGCTGAACATCCTGGTCTCGGGCGGGACGGGGACCGGCAAGACGACCAACCTGAACGTGCTGTCGTCGTTCGTCCCCGATGGCGAGCGCATCGTGACCATCGAGGACTCGGCCGAGCTCCAGCTGCAGCAGCCCCACGTGATCAACCTCGAGTCCCGCCCGCCCAATGCGGAGGGCGTGGGCGAGGTGCGGATCCGCGACCTCGTCAAGAACTCGCTCCGCATGCGCCCCGACCGCATCATCGTCGGCGAGGTCCGCGGTCCGGAGGCCCTCGACATGCTCCAGGCCATGAACACGGGCCACGAGGGCTCGATGACCACCGTGCACGCCAACAGCGCCCGCGACGCCTTGAGCCGCCTGGAGACCATGGTGCTCATGGCCGGGTTCGACCTGCCCGTGCGCGCCATCCGCGAGCAGATCAACGCCGCCCTCGACCTCATCGTCCACCTCGATCGCCGCAGCGACGGGCGGCGGGTGGTCACCTCTGTCACCGAGATCCAGGGCCTGGAGGGCGACATCATCCTCCTGCAGGAGATCTTCCGCTGGCGCCCCGGTGTGGGGGCCAACGGGAAGCCCGGCGGCGAGCTGGTGGCCACCGGTCTTCGCCCGAAGTTCCTCGACAAGCTGGCCGATGCCGGGGTCGAGGTCCCGGCCAAGTCGTTCCAGTCCAAGGGCGGGGGCCGGGCCCAGGAGCGCCAGACGCGGGTGACGCGCGTGCCGAGCGCCAGTGAGCTGGCCGAGATGGAGCGGGCCCGATGA
- a CDS encoding TadE/TadG family type IV pilus assembly protein: MIFHRGPKGTGRSGPDQRGSVLVEFAFVFVLFMLVIYALISFGMILAAKSSITHAAAEGARAAVGAVDDPLTIGVDERVERAKSRVAQSLSWFGAKYQPGDTTATVARCEPANPLNLSDCITVTVTYPYQSRPIVPPAPGLGLVTPNSFKSTAVVELT; encoded by the coding sequence GTGATCTTCCATAGGGGGCCGAAAGGGACGGGCCGGTCAGGACCCGATCAGCGGGGGAGCGTCCTCGTCGAGTTCGCCTTCGTGTTCGTCCTGTTCATGCTCGTGATCTACGCACTCATCAGCTTCGGCATGATCCTGGCCGCCAAGAGCAGCATCACCCATGCCGCCGCCGAAGGAGCCCGCGCCGCCGTGGGCGCCGTCGACGACCCGCTGACGATCGGGGTCGACGAGAGAGTCGAGAGGGCCAAGAGCCGCGTGGCCCAGAGCCTCAGCTGGTTCGGCGCCAAGTACCAGCCCGGGGATACGACGGCCACGGTGGCCCGCTGCGAACCGGCGAACCCGCTCAACCTCAGCGACTGCATCACGGTGACAGTCACCTACCCGTACCAGAGCCGCCCGATCGTCCCGCCGGCGCCGGGCCTCGGTCTGGTGACGCCGAACAGCTTCAAGTCGACCGCCGTGGTCGAGCTCACGTAG